The sequence TTGTCCGTCTGGGGCGCGGCGAAGCTGGCCGGAGGTGCAGCGGAGGCCAGCGAGCGTGATGGCATCAGCAGCAGCAGCTCTAGTAGGCGGCGGCGGCGGCAGTGAGCAGCGAAGAAAGCAGCAGTAGCTTTTCGACGCCATTCAAGGCGTTCCCGATAATGGCGACAGGTGATTTCGGTGGCGATCAACTCGCCTGAGTGTAGGCTTTCTTTTGGGGGCAGTAGCAGCGTTGAAGGTGGCTGGAGGAGAGAGTTCCAGCGAGATAAATAGTGTAGGGGCGGCATGGATTTTAGGCTTTTTTCGGCAAGTTCCGGCGAGGGATGGCCGATTAGAAGACATATCTGGGCTCCCCTTAGCTCAAGCTTTACAATAGCACTAGTTTTGCAGCGATCGGA is a genomic window of Ricinus communis isolate WT05 ecotype wild-type chromosome 2, ASM1957865v1, whole genome shotgun sequence containing:
- the LOC125369149 gene encoding uncharacterized protein LOC125369149, producing MMILAPDPPVQPRIIWRNPRTISAIDFQAESDRCKTSAIVKLELRGAQICLLIGHPSPELAEKSLKSMPPLHYLSRWNSLLQPPSTLLLPPKESLHSGELIATEITCRHYRERLEWRRKATAAFFAAHCRRRRLLELLLLMPSRSLASAAPPASFAAPQTDNSSVYHGRQPKPSQVQDTYMHHMTIFCNNLAAYSVVHFCKTLRNVVTVKAEI